The Meriones unguiculatus strain TT.TT164.6M chromosome 14, Bangor_MerUng_6.1, whole genome shotgun sequence sequence GCGGCGGACGCCTCCCGCCCCTCAACAGGGCAGGGAGCTCTGTGGAGGCGGCAGCCTGACTCACTTGCCCTCTCGGCCCTAGCACCGAACAGGTGCTCCATAATGCCCAATTGTTGTGCTTCCTCTGGGCCCTGACCCTGCCAAGCAGAGGGCAGGGGTGTCCCCACTGAAGCCTGAGCCCCTAGAGAGGAGAGATGACTCCCGAGGCCACCCTGGAGTCCTCAGGGGCGACAGGCGCGGTCCCTCCCGTGGCGGAGAAGCTCTCAGGCTGGCCGCAGCCTTCTGGAGCTCTCTCCCGTGCCAGGGAGAGGACCTCGGGGAGGCTGCGGgcggctgggggagggaggaaagaaagaacggGATATTTTCTGCGttttgacattaaaaaaagagCCGATTCGCGTCAGCCTCTGGTGGGGGTTGGCAGTGACAGCGCGGGGAGCGGGTCCCAGGCTCGCCGCCCCGGAGCGGGGGGCCGGGCCTCGCCGAGCTCCGCCCAAAGGGGCGCTGCCACCCGGAGGAGGCCGGCGCTCGGCCGCTGCTCATTCATTGTCTTGACAGAGCATCCTCGCTGGCCGGCCCGCGGctcctccatccttctctccttccacctccgcTTGGGGGGGGTCACGCTCAGCCCTCCGCAGCAGGTGAGGCTGGACGCCGGGGGAGGGCCGGGCACCAGGGCCGGGCACCGCTGCCATGGGCCACCTGTGGGGCCAGCGCCGGCGTGGGAGCGGGGCTGCGGGGGCGGGCGAGCTGTCAGGGCTGCCAGGCTGGGGACAGAGAGCCGGTTCGTGAGCTCCACCGAGAGGGCCGAGGACCCAGGAGTGCGAGGGGGCAAGCAGGTCCCAGAGCGCTCCAAGGTGAGGCGCTAAGGACCATCGTGACCAAGATGGAGGTGGGTGCGCTGGGAGCGGCCGCAGCTGGGCTCGGAACCtatgcctccccaccccccccgaGAAGGAGTTTCTGGGcggtgggggtgggcagggtgGGGTGAGCCTGCCCTGGGCTTCGAGACAGGAAGGGGTTGAGTGCAAAACAAGAAAAGGCCAAGTTCCCCTTTCCGTGGTTTCCGGGCTTGGTAcctgggtgggggaggaggcCGGGTGGGGCACCTCTTCCGCCCCCACCTCTGAATTTGGGGTGTCCTTTTCCCAAATCCAGACTGCTCGCTGGGGGCTTATGTCCCCTTCTTGTCTTGGAGACTTGGCTCACGCACTTCACCTGTTTTCTGGGTGGACCTAGGAGCCTCTTCGGGGATACCAGGGCCGCTGAGGGCTGGGGTGCCAGTGAGAAAGGGCTCCCGTTAGGGCAGAGCGGACAGATGTGGCTGGGGAGGTGGGCAGAGGCTCTGGGCAGGATGCCTTCCCCAGGGCAGCGGCCGCTCCACTGagcaggaaggtggaaggcttgGGCCCAGGGATGGGGCTCTGGAGCACAGGGATGGGGGCAGTCCTTGGGCTTCACTGGCTGGCCGCCCAGCCCCGGTGGGTAACCATCTCCTCCGACCCTGGAGCAGTCACTGTGGGCCTCTCCTGAGTGCAGCCTGCCGGAAACAGAGATGGCTCTGAAGAGCACCTGCTTTTCTCGAGCCAAGGTTAAGAGGCAGAGGTGTGGGGAGGTGCTGGGACCCAAGCCAGGGCTGCTTCTTGTGGCCAGAAACCCGGGGAAGCCATCCTGCTACCTCGTCCCCTCCTCGGCCAGCTGGCCGACATCCTCCTGTGTGCCATCGCTGAGCAGGCAGGCCAGGGAGGAGAAGCCCTGCCCATCCTTTAGGAGGCTCTATGTGGGTCTGAGGGATgtaggatctggagaggtcaATAGGAGGGAACCCACGTCCATGGTCTCAGGACCAGGAGGAAGGAGGCACTGTCTCAGTCAAGAACCAGACCCTCGGAGCTACACCTTCTCGGGCTCTGTGGAAGGGGCTGATGGTGCAGGATTGAGGGTGTGGCTTGAAGTGCCTGGGAGTTTgacagaagaaaaactggggagaCTGTCTGTCATGGAGAGTGGTAGGTCGGGGTGCCTCAGACACGATGCTGGGACTCTTGAAGACAGGCCAACGGTTGCTCTGGGGCTGGCAGTCTATGACCGGAATTGATCTAGAGAAAAGTTTACAATCCATGTCCCTCAGGATGAGCCGGCAGGTGGTTCGCTCCAGCAAATTCCGCCACGTGTTCGGACAGCCAGCCAAGGCTGACCAGTGCTACGAGGATGTCCGTGTCTCACAGACCACCTGGGACAGCGGCTTCTGCGCTGTCAACCCCAAGTTCATGGCTTTGATCTGTGAGGCCAGTGGGGGAGGGGCCTTCCTGGTGCTGCCCCTGGGCAAGGTGAGCTTCTGGGACCACGACGCTCCTGAGAAGGGTTCACTGAGACTGTGGGGTCCTGAGTAGGTGACTGTGACCAGGCCTTCATGGGGCTCCGTGTTATCTGTGAAATGTGATAGGGCCATTTTGCTCCTTAAGCTCTCTGGGGACAAAACAAGGGGGCAGGTGTCCCAAGTCTTGCCCTGGGGTTTTCTGCTCGGGATAGGGCTGCACCAGTATTCTCACAGTTAGGACTCCAGGTCTGGCCCGCGAGGAGCTAAGCCTTTGGGAACTCGCCAAGTTGTGAGCCCTGGCTCACAGGTGAAAATGAGGCAAAAGCCTTTTCCTGCCCTCTGAGCCTGCTGCCCTTCAGCCCCAGTACAGTCCTGAACTCTTTAGGGGGTGAAACAGGAAGGGGAGATAGGCCCCAAGTTGTTACCTTAAAAGGGCCgatggaagcagaagagaagaggaagtggtTGTGGGGCTGAAGCTGGGCCTGCACAGCTCTCTACACAGGAAGCAGTTGGCCCTCAGGAGAGGCCATTTCCAAACCTCTGCTGCTGTCTAGAGGCGTCGGGACAGACCTCCAGGCCCCTGTCCACAAGACACATTCTATAGCCCCTTTACTCTCCTCTTGGGAACCCGACCCTATGCTCACCCTGGGCCCGTGGTACCCAGGGAAGACACTGAGGTAGAGAGAAGGCCAGGGTCTCGGCAGCTTGGTGCTAGCCTTCCTGGTCCTGGGACAAAGGCCAGGTCCCGCCATCCTGGTGCTCCCAGGGACCCCACAGCCTTCCTCTGTGTCCCTTTGCAGGGGTGTGGGGAGGTTGGATTGGGTTTGGAGGCCAAAGTGCCCCCATCAGAAGCCCTGCTGTGCCCCCCAGACTGGACGAGTGGACAAGAACGTGCCCCTCGTGTGCGGCCACACTGCCCCGGTGTTGGACATCGCCTGGTGCCCACACAATGACAATGTCATTGCCAGTGGCTCTGAGGACTGCACAGTTATGGTGAGTCTGGGTAGGAATGTGGGTTCTGAGGGGGCCTTCAGGAAGGACCTGGACTAGACAGGCCCAGAGACTCACTCGCCCCTTCCCGCAGGTGTGGGAGATCCCTGACGGGGGCCTGGTGCTGCCCCTGCGGGAGCCTGTCGTCACCCTGGAGGGTCACACCAAGCGGGTTGGCATCGTGGCCTGGCACCCCACAGCCCAGAACGTACTGCTCAGTGCAGGTGCCATagggtgaggaagggagggctggGGGAATTGACGGGGGGCCAAAGCTCGAGGCTAAATGCTGGACAACTGTGCAGGCTGTGACAATGTGATCCTGATATGGGATGTGGGCACCGGGGCGGCTGTGCTGACACTGGGCCCGGATGTGCACCCGGACACCATCTACAGTGTGGACTGGAGCCGGGACGGCGCTCTCATCTGTACCTCCTGCCGCGACAAGCGCGTCCGCATCATCGAGCCCCGCAAAGGCACTGTCGTGGCCGTAAGTTGCCTTGAAGCCAAAACCTTGGCCCTTGGATGCTGCTCTCCCTCCGCCCACAGGATTCTGGTCCCGTGGCGAGCCTGGGAGAAGCCGACCTACCacttttctctcctctcaggaGAAGGACCGCCCCCACGAGGGCACTCGGCCAGTGCACGCTGTGTTTGTGTCGGAAGGGAAGATTCTCACCACGGGGTTCAGCCGCATGAGCGAGCGGCAGGTGGCGCTGTGGGACACGGTGAGTGCTGGGAAATGGGAAGCTGTGGGCTGGGCATCTGCCCTACCGCATGACCACGGCCTCAGTTTACCTGGGAGATGGGGAGTCGGAGGGCCCTTGCCTGCTTGCTGTCCCGGGAAGAGCTGACACGGCCCTGCCTGTCGCTATCCCCACCTGCCCCCACAGAAGCACCTGGAGGAGCCACTGTCCCTGCAGGAACTGGACACGAGCAGCGGAGTCTTGCTGCCGTTTTTTGACCCCGACACCaacattgtctacctctgtggcaaGGTGACTGGGTCGGGAGGGCCGGGGGCAGGGAGGTGGGCATAAAGGCTGGTACTGACTCTCCTGTCCATGCAACCCGCAGGGTGACAGCTCCATCCGGTATTTTGAGATCACTTCGGAGGCTCCGTTCCTACACTATCTCTCCATGTTCAGTTCCAAGGAGTCTCAGCGTGGGATGGGCTACATGCCCAAACGCGGCTTGGAAGTGAACAAGTGTGAGATTGCCAGGTGACTGACCCCCTGACGCTAACCAGACCTTCAGTACCCAACCAGCCATGCTGTATGGTGCCGCTCATCTTCCTGTTTCCACAGATTCTATAAGCTTCATGAGCGGAAGTGTGAGCCCATTGCCATGACAGTGCCTAGGAAGGTGAggctcctgtgcccctccctgggtgctgggacggGAACTGACCGTGGGGGCTTTGAGGGTGGGGCGGGACTATAAACACTCTCATGACCAGCCCTGGCCTTGCCCGCAGTCGGACCTGTTCCAGGAGGACCTGTATCCACCCACCGCAGGACCCGACCCTGCCCTCACAGCCGAGGAGTGGCTGGGCGGTCGGGATGCCGGCCCCCTCCTCATTTCCCTCAAGGATGGCTACGTGCCCCCCAAGAGCCGGGAGCTGAGAGTCAACAGGGGCCTGGACAGTGCTCGCAGAAGAGCTGCCCCAGAGGCCAGCGGCACGCCCAGCTCGGTAAGGCCGGTGGGGAGCTGGGCGagaggccaggaagatggcttagGGCAGAGACTGCATGGTTCAGTGTCTCATAAGTAAAGAGCCTGCTGTTCAGAGATGCCAGGCTCCTAATGGCAGGAGACTCTTAGAGAAG is a genomic window containing:
- the Coro1a gene encoding coronin-1A, which codes for MSRQVVRSSKFRHVFGQPAKADQCYEDVRVSQTTWDSGFCAVNPKFMALICEASGGGAFLVLPLGKTGRVDKNVPLVCGHTAPVLDIAWCPHNDNVIASGSEDCTVMVWEIPDGGLVLPLREPVVTLEGHTKRVGIVAWHPTAQNVLLSAGCDNVILIWDVGTGAAVLTLGPDVHPDTIYSVDWSRDGALICTSCRDKRVRIIEPRKGTVVAEKDRPHEGTRPVHAVFVSEGKILTTGFSRMSERQVALWDTKHLEEPLSLQELDTSSGVLLPFFDPDTNIVYLCGKGDSSIRYFEITSEAPFLHYLSMFSSKESQRGMGYMPKRGLEVNKCEIARFYKLHERKCEPIAMTVPRKSDLFQEDLYPPTAGPDPALTAEEWLGGRDAGPLLISLKDGYVPPKSRELRVNRGLDSARRRAAPEASGTPSSDTVSRLEEELRNLQATVQKLQERLDRLEETVQAK